A stretch of Triticum aestivum cultivar Chinese Spring chromosome 1D, IWGSC CS RefSeq v2.1, whole genome shotgun sequence DNA encodes these proteins:
- the LOC123183050 gene encoding putative disease resistance protein RGA1 isoform X4: protein MSGFGEIIASAVGKQIASKLGELVTEEATLQWRFREDVDVMVDKMQDLEAVWRDADDKLRRRGGDGEAVRRWLTKFKSVAYDVEDVLDDLEATELLKKSQPKLKLFFSWNNQILQRVTMPHKLKNLRGEIEKIGKEGHDLNLVRNQERAEGSRNNETFVGSSDEGLKSGVVGRDMEKDKIIRLLLNYDANAREDISIVPIVGLGGLGKSTLAESVFVLDKMANNFEVRAWVHVSKEFDLGKIGRAILKSINSSINLDNCSLQVLQENLKKELAGRRYLIVLDDLWEEDGDKLERLKQMLQHGCKGSRVIVTTRNQSVVNKMNTGVLANQRKICPVPNSDQINLCVLSTDDCWEVMKQTTFGPDDDKSNLEEIGRKIAEKCGGVPLVAIALGQVMSEVRTVEAWQKIRDTNIDLGHRDHKDTLERLMLSYYYMKLEFKMCFAYLAAFPKGFVIGSDRLIQQWKALGYIHGGDEGKRCINYLMGMSFLQISKSSAIRSSPVHANAPRELTMHDLVHDLATIILGHECLVLNATEPRSRKKAKRRYCRHAQLINYQNQYKVFNDLPGNIRSLHVRHSEKQLLPQKAFSRTKYIRVLDLSGSLVVGQSTPRKKLLPSSTIQLKLLRYLDASTLPITSLPKSFHTLQNMETLILSNCSLATLSNSICSLSKLSYLDLAGNARLSKLPDKFNLLRKLIFLNMSSCSKLTKLPDKFSLECLEHLSLSGCHELKNLPQDFGNLQNLRFLNLSDCYKISVLPESFCLLNHLKDLNLSDCRALILLPECFGDLSELESLNLTSCPRLARLPESVCKMTNLKCLNLSYCLGILELPSSVGDLNLQILDISAGALRHLPDSISEMASLTQFVVTSGHPRVFGEAQEIKKRLKLPGRTVHRVCQRPSGSNSIVELAHVNCRELLIGSLQCVEKLKDAETVKLRHKSCVRQLALHWNKRYMNASLKRKMIANECSAESILERLIPARNLEQFMIQGYTSKGFPNWMSHISSHLPSVTYLSLFDLGACDNLPPFGQLPNLRSLYLQKIPNVTKIGKEFYGEGGTCTKLRLLQLKSMDNLVEWWTTLSGKEDGEFLIPNLHNLELKDCPKLKFLPYPPRSMFWFLDNSNEALVGPRLGFWELSSSSLPCRMGIKNCLFQPGKWRRLEQFPTLEEFSLTSCLGLRALRDVIRCFTSLKKLSLMSLEDLEILPDWLRHLTSLQVLVIKDCRNLRILPASMGNLTALRVLMLLECKGLDTLPQWLGQLSSLRELHIRDCPNITCFPDSIQNLTALEELYLSGSSLLVRRSRRENAYKVSHIRKVIFEPEEEPNEEQGQEESQEAWMDRLLKIDGENPWRRREEREELEEASMDRLSKKYGEGPSRHREERQELKESWMDRLWKKYGEGLLRHREEREELEEASMDRLSKRYQKGPSRHREEREELEEASMDRVSKRYQKGRSRHKEEREELESQMSNSDSEHLSHYGQEDSENEDDEQEDW from the exons ATGAGCGGGTTCGGGGAGATAATCGCGAGTGCCGTGGGGAAGCAAATCGCGAGCAAGCTCGGTGAACTcgtcacggaggaggccacccTGCAGTGGAGGTTCAGAGAAGATGTTGATGTCATGGTGGACAAGATGCAAGATCTGGAGGCCGTTTGGCGTGATGCGGATGATAAGCTGCGCCGACGAGGAGGAGACGGAGAAGCTGTTCGGCGATGGCTCACAAAATTCAAGTCCGTCGCCTACGACGTAGAGGACGTGCTGGATGATCTGGAGGCTACCGAGCTCTTAAAGAAGAGCCAGCCAAAG TTGAAGCTGTTCTTTTCCTGGAACAATCAAATTCTCCAGCGGGTCACCATGCCTCACAAGCTGAAGAACCTGAGGGGGGAAATAGAAAAAATAGGAAAGGAGGGCCATGATCTCAATCTTGTCAGAAATCAAGAACGGGCAGAAGGGAGCAGAAACAATGAAACTTTTGTAGGCAGCAGTGATGAAGGCTTGAAATCCGGAGTGGTGGGGAGGGATATGGAAAAGGACAAAATAATCAGGCTGCTACTAAACTATGACGCTAACGCTAGAGAGGATATATCTATCGTCCCGATTGTCGGGCTTGGTGGTCTAGGGAAGTCAACATTGGCCGAATCAGTCTTTGTGCTAGACAAGATGGCCAACAACTTCGAAGTCCGAGCCTGGGTTCATGTGTCTAAGGAGTTTGATTTGGGCAAAATTGGGAGAGCCATCCTCAAAAGCATAAATAGCAGTATCAACCTTGACAATTGTAGTTTGCAGGTTTTACAGGAAAATCTCAAAAAGGAACTTGCTGGTAGAAGGTACTTGATTGTTTTGGATGATCTTTGGGAAGAGGATGGGGATAAGCTGGAAAGGCTGAAGCAGATGTTACAACATGGCTGCAAGGGTAGCAGAGTTATTGTAACTACGCGTAACCAAAGCGTAGTTAATAAAATGAACACCGGTGTTCTTGCAAACCAAAGAAAAATTTGCCCTGTTCCCAACTCTGatcaaatcaacttgtgtgttttgtCAACTGATGACTGCTGGGAAGTAATGAAGCAAACAACATTTGGGCCTGATGATGACAAAAGTAACTTGGAAGAAATTGGGAGGAAAATTGCAGAGAAGTGTGGGGGTGTGCCACTCGTGGCAATTGCCCTTGGGCAAGTAATGTCCGAGGTAAGGACTGTCGAGGCATGGCAAAAAATAAGGGATACGAACATTGATTTGGGTCACAGAGATCACAAGGACACATTGGAACGCCTCATGCTAAGCTATTACTACATGAAGCTGGAATTCAAAATGTGCTTCGCATATTTGGCGGCCTTTCCCAAGGGCTTCGTTATAGGCAGTGATCGTTTAATTCAGCAATGGAAGGCTCTTGGATACATTCATGGAGGGGACGAGGGTAAAAGGTGCATTAACTACCTTATGGGGATGTCCTTTCTTCAAATTTCAAAATCTTCCGCG ATTAGGTCAAGTCCAGTGCATGCCAATGCTCCTCGAGAGCTCACCATGCATGATTTGGTGCATGATCTTGCAACGATAATTTTGGGACATGAATGCCTTGTTCTAAATGCTACCGAACCGAGGAGTAGGAAGAAAGCAAAACGTCGTTATTGCCGACATGCACAGTTGATCAACTACCAGAATCAGTATAAGGTTTTCAATGATCTGCCAGGCAACATCAGATCCTTGCATGTAAGACATTCAGAGAAACAGCTGCTCCCGCAAAAGGCATTTTCTAGAACCAAGTATATACGGGTCTTGGACCTAAGTGGATCTTTAGTTGTGGGGCAATCAACTCCGAGAAAAAAACTTTTGCCATCTTCCACTATTCAGTTAAAGCTACTTAGGTACCTCGATGCCTCTACCTTGCCTATTACATCACTTCCTAAGTCATTCCATACACTTCAAAATATGGAAACTCTAATTCTGTCCAATTGCTCACTTGCAACCTTGTCTAACAGTATCTGTAGCCTCAGCAAACTTAGCTATTTGGATCTAGCTGGCAATGCAAGGCTTAGTAAGCTTCCTGACAAATTTAATCTTCTTAGGAAACTCATATTCCTAAACATGTCAAGTTGTTCCAAGCTAACCAAACTTCCTGACAAATTTAGCCTGGAGTGTTTAGAACATTTAAGTCTATCAGGTTGTCATGAGTTAAAAAACCTTCCACAAGATTTCGGCAATCTTCAAAATCTTAGGTTCTTGAACCTTTCTGATTGCTACAAGATTTCAGTTCTACCAGAATCATTTTGCCTATTGAACCATTTGAAAGACCTAAACCTTTCAGATTGTCGTGCCCTTATATTACTCCCTGAATGTTTTGGTGACCTTTCAGAGCTTGAATCTTTGAACCTAACAAGTTGTCCCAGGCTAGCACGGTTGCCCGAGTCAGTCTGCAAGATGACTAATCTGAAGTGTCTCAATTTGTCATATTGTTTAGGGATCCTAGAGCTCCCCTCCTCAGTAGGTGATCTTAATCTCCAAATATTGGACATTTCTGCTGGTGCTCTCCGTCACTTGCCAGATAGCATCAGTGAAATGGCTAGTCTCACACAATTTGTGGTCACGTCAGGGCATCCTAGGGTGTTTGGAGAGGCACAGGAAATAAAGAAGCGCCTAAAATTGCCAGGCCGCACGGTACATAGAGTATGCCAGAGACCTTCAGGGAGCAACAGTATAGTGGAGCTTGCACATGTGAATTGCCGTGAGCTGTTAATTGGATCTCTTCAGTGTGTGGAGAAACTGAAAGACGCAGAGACAGTCAAGCTGCGTCATAAATCATGTGTTCGGCAGCTAGCTCTCCACTGGAACAAGAGGTATATGAATGCTTCCCTCAAGCGGAAAATGATTGCTAATGAATGCTCGGCTGAATCTATTCTGGAGAGGCTCATACCAGCTCGAAATCTTGAACAGTTTATGATACAAGGGTATACGAGCAAGGGTTTCCCTAACTGGATGTCGCACATATCCTCCCACCTCCCTTCTGTTACCTATCTGAGTCTTTTCGATTTAGGTGCATGTGATAATCTTCCTCCGTTTGGGCAGCTACCAAATTTAAGAAGTCTATATCTGCAGAAAATCCCCAACGTCACGAAAATTGGCAAGGAATTTTATGGAGAGGGTGGAACTTGTACGAAATTAAGATTGCTGCAGTTGAAGTCGATGGACAATTTGGTCGAATGGTGGACAACATTGTCAGGCAAAGAAGATGGAGAATTTCTAATCCCTAATTTGCATAATCTAGAGTTGAAGGACTGCCCAAAGTTAAAGTTCCTACCATATCCTCCAAGAAGTATGTTTTGGTTCTTGGACAATAGCAACGAGGCTTTGGTAGGACCAAGACTAGGATTTTGGGAACTCTCATCTTCCTCTCTTCCTTGTCGCATGGGTATAAAAAACTGCCTCTTTCAACCAGGCAAGTGGCGTAGACTAGAGCAATTCCCCACTCTTGAAGAATTCTCATTGACCTCCTGCCTCGGCTTGAGGGCCTTGCGAGATGTCATTCGCTGCTTCACCTCTCTCAAAAAGCTAAGTTTGATGTCATTGGAGGACCTGGAGATACTGCCGGATTGGTTGAGACATCTCACTTCTCTACAAGTCTTGGTCATAAAAGATTGTCGCAATTTAAGAATATTGCCTGCAAGTATGGGAAACCTCACTGCTCTGAGAGTACTAATGCTTCTCGAGTGCAAAGGACTAGATACATTGCCGCAATGGCTAGGACAGCTCAGTTCCCTACGAGAACTTCACATCAGAGACTGTCCCAACATCACATGTTTTCCTGACAGCATACAAAACCTTACTGCCTTGGAGGAACTGTATCTTTCTGGTTCTTCTCTTCTGGTCCGTAGGTCCCGCAGAGAGAATGCATATAAGGTTTCTCACATCCGTAAAGTAATATTTGAACCAGAAGAAGAACCAAATGAAGAACAAGGACAAGAAGAATCACAG GAAGCATGGATGGATAGGCTATTGAAAATAGATGGAGAAAACCCATGGAGACGTAGAGAGGAACGAGAAGAACTAGAG GAAGCATCGATGGATAGGCTATCGAAAAAATACGGAGAAGGCCCGTCGAGACATAGAGAGGAACGACAAGAACTAAAG GAATCATGGATGGATAGGCTATGGAAAAAATACGGAGAAGGCCTGTTGAGACATAGAGAGGAACGAGAAGAACTAGAG
- the LOC123183050 gene encoding putative disease resistance protein RGA1 isoform X2: MSGFGEIIASAVGKQIASKLGELVTEEATLQWRFREDVDVMVDKMQDLEAVWRDADDKLRRRGGDGEAVRRWLTKFKSVAYDVEDVLDDLEATELLKKSQPKLKLFFSWNNQILQRVTMPHKLKNLRGEIEKIGKEGHDLNLVRNQERAEGSRNNETFVGSSDEGLKSGVVGRDMEKDKIIRLLLNYDANAREDISIVPIVGLGGLGKSTLAESVFVLDKMANNFEVRAWVHVSKEFDLGKIGRAILKSINSSINLDNCSLQVLQENLKKELAGRRYLIVLDDLWEEDGDKLERLKQMLQHGCKGSRVIVTTRNQSVVNKMNTGVLANQRKICPVPNSDQINLCVLSTDDCWEVMKQTTFGPDDDKSNLEEIGRKIAEKCGGVPLVAIALGQVMSEVRTVEAWQKIRDTNIDLGHRDHKDTLERLMLSYYYMKLEFKMCFAYLAAFPKGFVIGSDRLIQQWKALGYIHGGDEGKRCINYLMGMSFLQISKSSAIRSSPVHANAPRELTMHDLVHDLATIILGHECLVLNATEPRSRKKAKRRYCRHAQLINYQNQYKVFNDLPGNIRSLHVRHSEKQLLPQKAFSRTKYIRVLDLSGSLVVGQSTPRKKLLPSSTIQLKLLRYLDASTLPITSLPKSFHTLQNMETLILSNCSLATLSNSICSLSKLSYLDLAGNARLSKLPDKFNLLRKLIFLNMSSCSKLTKLPDKFSLECLEHLSLSGCHELKNLPQDFGNLQNLRFLNLSDCYKISVLPESFCLLNHLKDLNLSDCRALILLPECFGDLSELESLNLTSCPRLARLPESVCKMTNLKCLNLSYCLGILELPSSVGDLNLQILDISAGALRHLPDSISEMASLTQFVVTSGHPRVFGEAQEIKKRLKLPGRTVHRVCQRPSGSNSIVELAHVNCRELLIGSLQCVEKLKDAETVKLRHKSCVRQLALHWNKRYMNASLKRKMIANECSAESILERLIPARNLEQFMIQGYTSKGFPNWMSHISSHLPSVTYLSLFDLGACDNLPPFGQLPNLRSLYLQKIPNVTKIGKEFYGEGGTCTKLRLLQLKSMDNLVEWWTTLSGKEDGEFLIPNLHNLELKDCPKLKFLPYPPRSMFWFLDNSNEALVGPRLGFWELSSSSLPCRMGIKNCLFQPGKWRRLEQFPTLEEFSLTSCLGLRALRDVIRCFTSLKKLSLMSLEDLEILPDWLRHLTSLQVLVIKDCRNLRILPASMGNLTALRVLMLLECKGLDTLPQWLGQLSSLRELHIRDCPNITCFPDSIQNLTALEELYLSGSSLLVRRSRRENAYKVSHIRKVIFEPEEEPNEEQGQEESQEAWMDRLLKIDGENPWRRREEREELEEASMDRLSKKYGEGPSRHREERQELKESWMDRLWKKYGEGLLRHREEREELEEASMDRLSKRYQKGPSRHREEREELEEASMGRLSKRYQKGPSRHREEREELEEASMDRVSKRYQKGRSRHKEEREELESQMSNSDSEHLSHYGQEDSENEDDEQEDW, translated from the exons ATGAGCGGGTTCGGGGAGATAATCGCGAGTGCCGTGGGGAAGCAAATCGCGAGCAAGCTCGGTGAACTcgtcacggaggaggccacccTGCAGTGGAGGTTCAGAGAAGATGTTGATGTCATGGTGGACAAGATGCAAGATCTGGAGGCCGTTTGGCGTGATGCGGATGATAAGCTGCGCCGACGAGGAGGAGACGGAGAAGCTGTTCGGCGATGGCTCACAAAATTCAAGTCCGTCGCCTACGACGTAGAGGACGTGCTGGATGATCTGGAGGCTACCGAGCTCTTAAAGAAGAGCCAGCCAAAG TTGAAGCTGTTCTTTTCCTGGAACAATCAAATTCTCCAGCGGGTCACCATGCCTCACAAGCTGAAGAACCTGAGGGGGGAAATAGAAAAAATAGGAAAGGAGGGCCATGATCTCAATCTTGTCAGAAATCAAGAACGGGCAGAAGGGAGCAGAAACAATGAAACTTTTGTAGGCAGCAGTGATGAAGGCTTGAAATCCGGAGTGGTGGGGAGGGATATGGAAAAGGACAAAATAATCAGGCTGCTACTAAACTATGACGCTAACGCTAGAGAGGATATATCTATCGTCCCGATTGTCGGGCTTGGTGGTCTAGGGAAGTCAACATTGGCCGAATCAGTCTTTGTGCTAGACAAGATGGCCAACAACTTCGAAGTCCGAGCCTGGGTTCATGTGTCTAAGGAGTTTGATTTGGGCAAAATTGGGAGAGCCATCCTCAAAAGCATAAATAGCAGTATCAACCTTGACAATTGTAGTTTGCAGGTTTTACAGGAAAATCTCAAAAAGGAACTTGCTGGTAGAAGGTACTTGATTGTTTTGGATGATCTTTGGGAAGAGGATGGGGATAAGCTGGAAAGGCTGAAGCAGATGTTACAACATGGCTGCAAGGGTAGCAGAGTTATTGTAACTACGCGTAACCAAAGCGTAGTTAATAAAATGAACACCGGTGTTCTTGCAAACCAAAGAAAAATTTGCCCTGTTCCCAACTCTGatcaaatcaacttgtgtgttttgtCAACTGATGACTGCTGGGAAGTAATGAAGCAAACAACATTTGGGCCTGATGATGACAAAAGTAACTTGGAAGAAATTGGGAGGAAAATTGCAGAGAAGTGTGGGGGTGTGCCACTCGTGGCAATTGCCCTTGGGCAAGTAATGTCCGAGGTAAGGACTGTCGAGGCATGGCAAAAAATAAGGGATACGAACATTGATTTGGGTCACAGAGATCACAAGGACACATTGGAACGCCTCATGCTAAGCTATTACTACATGAAGCTGGAATTCAAAATGTGCTTCGCATATTTGGCGGCCTTTCCCAAGGGCTTCGTTATAGGCAGTGATCGTTTAATTCAGCAATGGAAGGCTCTTGGATACATTCATGGAGGGGACGAGGGTAAAAGGTGCATTAACTACCTTATGGGGATGTCCTTTCTTCAAATTTCAAAATCTTCCGCG ATTAGGTCAAGTCCAGTGCATGCCAATGCTCCTCGAGAGCTCACCATGCATGATTTGGTGCATGATCTTGCAACGATAATTTTGGGACATGAATGCCTTGTTCTAAATGCTACCGAACCGAGGAGTAGGAAGAAAGCAAAACGTCGTTATTGCCGACATGCACAGTTGATCAACTACCAGAATCAGTATAAGGTTTTCAATGATCTGCCAGGCAACATCAGATCCTTGCATGTAAGACATTCAGAGAAACAGCTGCTCCCGCAAAAGGCATTTTCTAGAACCAAGTATATACGGGTCTTGGACCTAAGTGGATCTTTAGTTGTGGGGCAATCAACTCCGAGAAAAAAACTTTTGCCATCTTCCACTATTCAGTTAAAGCTACTTAGGTACCTCGATGCCTCTACCTTGCCTATTACATCACTTCCTAAGTCATTCCATACACTTCAAAATATGGAAACTCTAATTCTGTCCAATTGCTCACTTGCAACCTTGTCTAACAGTATCTGTAGCCTCAGCAAACTTAGCTATTTGGATCTAGCTGGCAATGCAAGGCTTAGTAAGCTTCCTGACAAATTTAATCTTCTTAGGAAACTCATATTCCTAAACATGTCAAGTTGTTCCAAGCTAACCAAACTTCCTGACAAATTTAGCCTGGAGTGTTTAGAACATTTAAGTCTATCAGGTTGTCATGAGTTAAAAAACCTTCCACAAGATTTCGGCAATCTTCAAAATCTTAGGTTCTTGAACCTTTCTGATTGCTACAAGATTTCAGTTCTACCAGAATCATTTTGCCTATTGAACCATTTGAAAGACCTAAACCTTTCAGATTGTCGTGCCCTTATATTACTCCCTGAATGTTTTGGTGACCTTTCAGAGCTTGAATCTTTGAACCTAACAAGTTGTCCCAGGCTAGCACGGTTGCCCGAGTCAGTCTGCAAGATGACTAATCTGAAGTGTCTCAATTTGTCATATTGTTTAGGGATCCTAGAGCTCCCCTCCTCAGTAGGTGATCTTAATCTCCAAATATTGGACATTTCTGCTGGTGCTCTCCGTCACTTGCCAGATAGCATCAGTGAAATGGCTAGTCTCACACAATTTGTGGTCACGTCAGGGCATCCTAGGGTGTTTGGAGAGGCACAGGAAATAAAGAAGCGCCTAAAATTGCCAGGCCGCACGGTACATAGAGTATGCCAGAGACCTTCAGGGAGCAACAGTATAGTGGAGCTTGCACATGTGAATTGCCGTGAGCTGTTAATTGGATCTCTTCAGTGTGTGGAGAAACTGAAAGACGCAGAGACAGTCAAGCTGCGTCATAAATCATGTGTTCGGCAGCTAGCTCTCCACTGGAACAAGAGGTATATGAATGCTTCCCTCAAGCGGAAAATGATTGCTAATGAATGCTCGGCTGAATCTATTCTGGAGAGGCTCATACCAGCTCGAAATCTTGAACAGTTTATGATACAAGGGTATACGAGCAAGGGTTTCCCTAACTGGATGTCGCACATATCCTCCCACCTCCCTTCTGTTACCTATCTGAGTCTTTTCGATTTAGGTGCATGTGATAATCTTCCTCCGTTTGGGCAGCTACCAAATTTAAGAAGTCTATATCTGCAGAAAATCCCCAACGTCACGAAAATTGGCAAGGAATTTTATGGAGAGGGTGGAACTTGTACGAAATTAAGATTGCTGCAGTTGAAGTCGATGGACAATTTGGTCGAATGGTGGACAACATTGTCAGGCAAAGAAGATGGAGAATTTCTAATCCCTAATTTGCATAATCTAGAGTTGAAGGACTGCCCAAAGTTAAAGTTCCTACCATATCCTCCAAGAAGTATGTTTTGGTTCTTGGACAATAGCAACGAGGCTTTGGTAGGACCAAGACTAGGATTTTGGGAACTCTCATCTTCCTCTCTTCCTTGTCGCATGGGTATAAAAAACTGCCTCTTTCAACCAGGCAAGTGGCGTAGACTAGAGCAATTCCCCACTCTTGAAGAATTCTCATTGACCTCCTGCCTCGGCTTGAGGGCCTTGCGAGATGTCATTCGCTGCTTCACCTCTCTCAAAAAGCTAAGTTTGATGTCATTGGAGGACCTGGAGATACTGCCGGATTGGTTGAGACATCTCACTTCTCTACAAGTCTTGGTCATAAAAGATTGTCGCAATTTAAGAATATTGCCTGCAAGTATGGGAAACCTCACTGCTCTGAGAGTACTAATGCTTCTCGAGTGCAAAGGACTAGATACATTGCCGCAATGGCTAGGACAGCTCAGTTCCCTACGAGAACTTCACATCAGAGACTGTCCCAACATCACATGTTTTCCTGACAGCATACAAAACCTTACTGCCTTGGAGGAACTGTATCTTTCTGGTTCTTCTCTTCTGGTCCGTAGGTCCCGCAGAGAGAATGCATATAAGGTTTCTCACATCCGTAAAGTAATATTTGAACCAGAAGAAGAACCAAATGAAGAACAAGGACAAGAAGAATCACAG GAAGCATGGATGGATAGGCTATTGAAAATAGATGGAGAAAACCCATGGAGACGTAGAGAGGAACGAGAAGAACTAGAG GAAGCATCGATGGATAGGCTATCGAAAAAATACGGAGAAGGCCCGTCGAGACATAGAGAGGAACGACAAGAACTAAAG GAATCATGGATGGATAGGCTATGGAAAAAATACGGAGAAGGCCTGTTGAGACATAGAGAGGAACGAGAAGAACTAGAG